The proteins below come from a single Pleuronectes platessa chromosome 1, fPlePla1.1, whole genome shotgun sequence genomic window:
- the lpcat2 gene encoding lysophosphatidylcholine acyltransferase 2, producing the protein MPPQRVSALPRQQSLLLPAVINPFVQDTKLSRAAIIKCVLLGIFLVPIRAILLSLVLMVTWPVAIIITFKHPLKGAVEPMTGWRRFMCRRLMAALGRTYYFCMGFRVVVKGKQVSSIEAPILAVAPHSTFFDGIVCIVAGLPSTVSRVENLATPIFGRFVRCLQPVLVSRKDPDSRKNTIQEIDSRAKSGGHWPQVLIFPEGTCTNRSCLITFKQGAFIPGVPVQPVVMRYPNNLDTVTWTWQGFSSKTLLLLTLCQLYTTVEIEFLPPYIPSEEEKKNAPLFASGVRETMAHALGVPVTDHTYEDCRLMISAGELTLPMEAGLVEFTKISRKLHLKWDNVRKELEGFASMASSCKGGRITIDEFARFLKLPVSSALEELFALFDRNGDGTIDFREYVIGVTILCRPANTEDVLQMAFKLFDTDEDERITREEFTALLRSALGVSNLNMTKLFKEIDADCSGFITFSEFQAFASNHPEYAKLFTTYLELQRYQAIQEATPGDLELTGRPSSGDQQEESTSDKKDD; encoded by the exons ATGCCCCCGCAGCGAGTGTCCGCCCTGCCGCGGCAGCAGTCCCTGCTGCTGCCCGCCGTCATCAACCCGTTCGTGCAGGACACCAAACTGTCCCGAGCAGCGATCATTAAA TGTGTCCTCCTGGGAATCTTCCTGGTCCCCATTCGCGCCATCCTGCTGTCCCTGGTTCTCATGGTGACATGGCCGGTGGCCATCATAATAACCTTCAAGCATCCTCTGAAAGGAGCCGTGGAGCCAATGACCGGCTGGCGACG GTTCATGTGTCGGAGATTGATGGCCGCCCTGGGGAGGACCTACTACTTCTGCATGGGCTTCAGAGTGGTGGTCAAGGGGAAGCAGGTCAGCAGCATCGAGGCCCCCATTCTGGCTGTGGCCCCCCACTCCACCTTCTTCGATGGGATCGTGTGCATCGTGGCGGGCCTGCCCTCCACCGTCTCCCGGGTCGAGAACCTGGCTACGCCCATCTTTGGCC GGTTCGTGCGCTGTCTCCAGCCAGTGCTGGTGTCCAGAAAGGACCCTGACTCCCGGAAGAATACAATCCAAGAGATTGACAGCAGAGCCAAGTCAGGAGGACACTGGCCACAG GTTCTTATCTTTCCAGAGGGAACCTGTACGAATCGCTCATGTCTCATCACTTTCAAACAAG GTGCCTTTATCCCAGGGGTCCCTGTGCAGCCTGTGGTTATGAGGTATCCCAACAATCTG gacactgtGACTTGGACTTGGCAGGGTTTCAGCTC GAAGACGCTGCTGCTTCTAACACTCTGCCAGCTGTACACCACAGTCGAGATAGAG TTCCTGCCGCCGTATATTCCctctgaagaggagaagaaaaatgcGCCTCTGTTTGCCAGCGGAGTGCGAGAAACTATGGCACA cGCTTTGGGAGTTCCAGTCACAGACCACACTTATGAAGACTGCCGCCTCATGATCTCTGCTGGTGAACTGACTCTGCCCATGGAGGCCGGCCTGGTCGAGTTCACCAAAATCAGCCGTAAACTCCA TCTGAAGTGGGACAATGTGCGGAAAGAGCTGGAGGGTTTCGCGTCCATGGCGAGCTCCTGTAAGGGAGGACGCATCACTATCGATGAGTTTGCCAGATTCCTGAAGCTACCGGTCAGCTCTGCCCTTGAGGAGCTGTTTGCACTGTTCGACAGG AACGGCGATGGCACGATAGACTTCAGAGAGTACGTGATCGGTGTGACCATCTTGTGTCGACCAGCCAACACTGAAGATGTTCTCCAAATGGCTTTCAAG CTGTTTGACACAGATGAGGATGAGAGGATCACCAGGGAGGAGTTCACCGCTCTGCTGCGCTCCGCTCTGGGTGTGTCCAACCTCAACATGACCAAGCTCTTCAAGGAGATTGACGCTGACTGCTCCGGCTTCATCACCTTCA GTGAATTCCAAGCCTTCGCCTCAAACCACCCGGAGTACGCCAAGCTCTTCACCACCTACCTGGAGCTCCAGAGATATCAAGCGATCCAGGAGGCGACGCCAGGGGATCTGGAACTCACCGGTCGGCCCAGTTCAGGGGATCAACAGGAGGAGAGCACCTCGGACAAGAAAGATGACTGA